A stretch of Imperialibacter roseus DNA encodes these proteins:
- a CDS encoding c-type cytochrome, with amino-acid sequence MLKPVKFSPFKEKSRHLTRTFCLSLVALIFSAAVAFAQDGEAASGGADDGIPSDPAVISAGEALFKQNCTVCHAVNDRVVGPALRDVHTRRPLPWIISFVQNSQKVIQSGDDYAVKLYNEYNKTQMTSFDFSNEEITSIVAYLKAESTKPAEVPKADPSDGGNTVAGGSGSGVPSEYINIILIGLLVVLALILLVLVLIVSVLTKYLAQKDDLDEVDKDVVQNKFDLVKTLKGNTFMGFAVFIFTAIVLKSVIDGLFTVGVQQGYQPAQPIAFSHKLHAGQMEIDCNYCHTGVRTSKSANIPSPNICMNCHTVIQNVGGQTGMSPEIQKIYNAIDNNQPIEWVRVHNLPDLAYFNHSQHVKVGGLECQTCHGEIQEMDVVYQFAPLTMGWCINCHRETQINTKDNAYYDKLVELHEKKSKKPMTVEDNGGLECAKCHY; translated from the coding sequence ATGCTAAAACCTGTAAAATTCTCTCCTTTCAAGGAAAAAAGCAGACACCTAACCCGCACCTTTTGTCTATCCCTCGTTGCATTAATATTCTCCGCTGCTGTTGCGTTTGCTCAGGACGGTGAAGCTGCATCAGGCGGAGCGGACGATGGCATTCCTTCTGACCCGGCGGTCATCTCAGCCGGAGAAGCATTATTCAAGCAAAACTGTACAGTGTGTCACGCTGTAAACGATCGGGTCGTGGGCCCGGCTTTGCGTGACGTTCACACTCGCAGACCTTTGCCATGGATTATCAGCTTCGTGCAGAACTCCCAAAAGGTAATTCAAAGCGGCGACGACTATGCCGTCAAGCTTTATAACGAGTACAACAAGACTCAAATGACCTCGTTTGATTTCTCAAACGAAGAAATCACATCAATTGTTGCTTACTTAAAAGCGGAATCTACAAAACCTGCTGAAGTTCCTAAGGCTGACCCTTCTGACGGAGGCAATACTGTGGCAGGCGGAAGTGGTTCAGGCGTTCCATCTGAGTATATCAACATCATACTAATAGGCCTTCTTGTAGTGTTGGCATTGATCCTGTTGGTGCTGGTGCTGATTGTGTCAGTTTTGACAAAATACCTTGCTCAAAAGGACGACCTCGACGAAGTGGACAAAGACGTCGTTCAGAACAAGTTTGACCTCGTTAAAACCCTCAAAGGAAATACCTTCATGGGCTTTGCGGTGTTCATTTTTACAGCCATTGTGCTCAAGAGCGTAATCGACGGTCTGTTCACCGTCGGAGTTCAGCAAGGATATCAGCCTGCTCAACCCATTGCATTCTCTCACAAGCTGCATGCTGGTCAAATGGAAATTGACTGTAACTATTGCCACACGGGAGTTAGAACAAGCAAATCAGCCAATATCCCATCGCCCAATATTTGTATGAATTGCCATACGGTAATTCAGAATGTAGGCGGGCAAACAGGGATGTCTCCTGAAATCCAGAAAATATACAACGCTATTGACAACAATCAGCCGATCGAATGGGTGAGGGTTCACAACCTGCCTGACCTGGCGTACTTCAATCACTCACAGCACGTGAAGGTAGGAGGACTTGAATGCCAGACTTGCCATGGAGAGATTCAGGAAATGGATGTAGTGTATCAGTTCGCTCCATTAACAATGGGCTGGTGTATCAATTGCCATAGAGAAACACAAATAAATACCAAGGATAACGCTTATTATGACAAATTAGTGGAGCTCCACGAAAAGAAGAGCAAAAAGCCAATGACCGTCGAAGACAACGGTGGTTTGGAGTGTGCTAAGTGTCATTATTAA
- the rpsA gene encoding 30S ribosomal protein S1 — protein sequence MEETAVEFDWEGLSAKGFGEGYSKSKRAEMEKLYEGTLNSITEKEVINGTVVGITDRDVIVNIGFKSDGLVALSEFRDRPELKVGDEVQVYIEEQENANGQLVLSRRKAKIVKAWETIQHAYEHDEVIEGMVKRRTKGGLIVDIYGVEAFLPGSQIDVKPIRDFDVFVGKKMEVKVVKINYTNDNVVVSHKVLIEKDLEKQKAEILNNLEKGQVLEGVIKNMTNFGVFIDLGGVDGLLHITDISWGRINHPEEVLQLDAKVNVVVLDFDDEKKRISLGMKQLTSHPWDSLGKEIEIGSKVKGKIVNVADYGAFLELLPGVEGLIHVSEMSWSQHLRNPQDFISIGDEIEAVVLTIDRDERKMSLGIKQLSEDPWTKQDLIVSYAVGTKHKGVVRNLTNFGLFIELEEGIDGLVHVSDLSWTKKIKHPSEFVKVGDELEVVVLELDVDNRRLALSHKHLEENPWDTFETVFTRGSVHKCTIINKSEKGAILELPYGLEGFSTTKNLTKEDGSVAEAGETLDFMVMEFSKDEKRIALSHTAIFSEPQPQERPKAAPAKKDVKGKSKAVDRINKDAEKTTLGDLEALSALKEQMESKATAPKKEAAKPKAAAKAEEEKPAAKAKAEEKPAAEAAKPKAKKAKADEADAADEKSE from the coding sequence ATGGAAGAAACAGCAGTAGAATTTGATTGGGAAGGCTTGTCAGCCAAAGGATTTGGCGAAGGCTATTCAAAATCAAAGCGTGCCGAAATGGAGAAACTCTATGAAGGCACTCTTAATTCGATCACTGAAAAAGAAGTGATCAACGGAACGGTTGTAGGTATTACTGACCGTGACGTAATCGTTAACATCGGTTTCAAATCCGACGGACTTGTGGCCCTGTCTGAATTTCGTGACAGACCTGAGTTGAAAGTTGGCGACGAAGTGCAGGTGTATATTGAGGAGCAGGAAAATGCCAATGGGCAGCTTGTTCTTTCAAGAAGAAAAGCCAAAATCGTTAAGGCATGGGAAACCATCCAACACGCTTATGAGCACGATGAAGTGATCGAAGGCATGGTGAAACGCCGTACCAAAGGTGGTCTTATCGTCGACATCTATGGTGTTGAGGCATTCCTTCCAGGCTCACAAATTGACGTGAAGCCAATTCGTGACTTCGATGTATTCGTTGGCAAGAAAATGGAAGTGAAAGTTGTGAAGATCAACTACACTAACGACAACGTGGTAGTATCTCACAAAGTATTGATCGAGAAAGATCTTGAGAAGCAAAAGGCTGAAATCCTGAACAACCTTGAAAAAGGTCAGGTACTCGAAGGTGTGATCAAGAACATGACCAACTTTGGTGTGTTCATCGACCTTGGTGGTGTAGACGGCCTGTTGCACATTACTGATATCTCCTGGGGACGTATCAACCATCCGGAAGAAGTACTTCAGCTTGACGCAAAAGTCAATGTGGTTGTACTTGACTTCGACGATGAGAAGAAGCGTATTTCTCTGGGTATGAAACAACTTACGTCACATCCTTGGGATTCACTTGGCAAAGAGATCGAAATTGGCTCTAAAGTGAAGGGCAAGATTGTGAACGTAGCAGACTACGGTGCATTCCTTGAATTGCTTCCTGGCGTTGAAGGTTTGATCCACGTATCTGAAATGTCATGGTCTCAGCACCTGCGTAATCCGCAAGACTTCATCAGCATTGGCGATGAAATCGAAGCGGTTGTGTTGACTATCGACAGAGACGAGCGCAAAATGTCACTTGGCATCAAGCAGCTTTCTGAAGACCCATGGACGAAGCAAGACCTTATCGTTAGCTATGCAGTAGGCACCAAGCACAAAGGTGTGGTTCGTAACCTGACTAACTTCGGCTTGTTCATCGAGCTTGAAGAAGGTATCGACGGCCTTGTACACGTGTCTGACTTGTCGTGGACTAAGAAGATCAAGCATCCATCTGAATTCGTTAAAGTAGGGGACGAGCTTGAAGTAGTCGTTCTTGAACTTGACGTTGACAACAGAAGACTGGCACTAAGCCACAAACACCTTGAAGAAAACCCATGGGATACTTTCGAAACAGTATTCACCAGAGGATCTGTTCATAAGTGTACCATCATCAATAAGAGCGAAAAAGGAGCAATCCTTGAATTGCCTTATGGTTTGGAAGGGTTCTCAACTACCAAAAACCTTACAAAGGAAGACGGATCAGTTGCTGAAGCTGGAGAAACACTTGACTTCATGGTAATGGAGTTTTCTAAAGATGAGAAGCGCATTGCTCTTTCTCATACTGCTATCTTTAGCGAGCCACAGCCTCAGGAAAGACCAAAGGCGGCTCCTGCTAAGAAAGATGTAAAAGGAAAGTCTAAGGCGGTTGACAGAATCAACAAAGATGCTGAGAAAACAACCCTTGGCGACCTTGAAGCACTTTCAGCATTGAAAGAGCAGATGGAAAGCAAGGCTACTGCACCGAAGAAGGAGGCAGCAAAGCCAAAGGCAGCAGCAAAGGCTGAGGAAGAAAAGCCAGCGGCAAAAGCTAAGGCTGAAGAAAAGCCTGCAGCTGAGGCAGCCAAGCCAAAGGCGAAAAAAGCCAAGGCTGATGAAGCCGACGCTGCTGATGAGAAATCAGAATAA
- a CDS encoding amidohydrolase: MKPTILLIVLGLAFAACQETPKADMVIWGGNIYTAVGGQKAEAVAVTGDSIIYVGGKDGAEDMVGPETQVIDLEGKTMTPGFIESHAHIMGVGYNLMNVDLMATTSYEELVAQVKKAAEETPEGEWILGRGWHQDKWIKPAERMVDGFQTHHLLSEAVPNHPVFLSHASGHAGFANAKAMELAGITKDTKTPDGGDIFRDINGEPTGLFNETAQGLIRAAIPENTMEKQQRALELAVQACLELGITSFQNAGAGKDDIELFKQFAEEGKLKIRLYTMLSGHDQNLLEEYYDKGPEIGLGDNHLTVRSIKLYSDGALGSRGAWLLEEYSDMPGVFGHNVTPIEEIEKVTNEGLAAGFQICTHAIGDRGNQEVLDIYEAALKNNPEKAKDSRFRIEHAQHLDLADIPRFAELGVIAAMQAIHMSSDRPWAINRLGEKRIVDGAYVWQKLLQSGAKVINGTDAPVEPLAPLPSFYASVTRKTLKGTPEGGYEADQKMTREQALVSYTLDAAYGAFEEDIKGSIEVGKLADFTVFDKDIMTIDEKNILDTQVMMTIVGGEVLFEK; this comes from the coding sequence ATGAAACCAACCATTCTACTCATTGTTCTGGGCCTGGCATTTGCAGCCTGCCAGGAAACACCAAAGGCCGATATGGTCATTTGGGGAGGTAATATTTACACCGCCGTGGGCGGACAGAAGGCCGAAGCTGTGGCCGTAACAGGCGACTCTATAATATATGTGGGTGGTAAAGATGGCGCCGAAGATATGGTGGGGCCGGAAACCCAGGTCATTGACCTTGAAGGCAAAACAATGACGCCGGGATTTATCGAGTCTCATGCGCATATTATGGGCGTGGGTTACAACTTGATGAACGTTGATTTGATGGCCACAACCAGTTACGAGGAGCTTGTGGCACAGGTAAAAAAAGCCGCAGAAGAAACCCCCGAGGGTGAATGGATACTCGGCAGAGGCTGGCATCAGGACAAGTGGATAAAGCCAGCGGAGAGAATGGTCGACGGCTTTCAAACGCATCACTTGTTAAGCGAAGCAGTTCCGAATCACCCTGTGTTTCTGTCGCATGCGAGCGGACATGCTGGTTTTGCCAATGCCAAAGCCATGGAACTTGCCGGCATCACGAAAGACACGAAGACACCAGACGGCGGCGATATCTTCCGTGACATTAACGGCGAGCCTACGGGACTATTTAACGAAACAGCTCAGGGCCTTATCAGGGCAGCTATTCCAGAAAACACTATGGAAAAGCAACAGAGGGCATTAGAATTGGCCGTTCAGGCATGTTTAGAATTAGGCATTACCAGTTTTCAAAACGCTGGAGCGGGCAAAGACGATATTGAACTATTCAAACAGTTTGCTGAAGAGGGAAAGCTCAAAATCAGGCTATACACCATGCTGAGCGGCCACGACCAAAACCTGCTGGAGGAATACTACGACAAAGGCCCTGAAATTGGCCTGGGTGACAATCACCTGACTGTTCGTTCGATCAAGCTGTACTCAGATGGTGCGCTCGGTTCAAGGGGTGCCTGGCTGCTGGAAGAATACAGCGACATGCCGGGGGTGTTTGGACACAATGTGACGCCAATAGAAGAGATTGAAAAAGTGACCAACGAAGGCCTGGCAGCTGGCTTCCAAATCTGCACCCATGCGATTGGCGACCGGGGTAATCAGGAAGTGCTGGACATTTACGAAGCAGCTTTGAAGAATAACCCTGAAAAAGCCAAAGACTCCCGGTTCAGGATTGAACATGCACAACACCTGGACCTGGCAGACATTCCAAGGTTTGCAGAGTTGGGAGTGATTGCGGCTATGCAGGCCATTCATATGTCGAGCGACAGACCGTGGGCTATAAACAGGCTGGGCGAAAAAAGAATTGTCGATGGCGCCTACGTGTGGCAAAAGCTTTTGCAAAGTGGTGCTAAAGTGATCAACGGAACCGATGCGCCGGTGGAACCGCTTGCCCCACTCCCCTCCTTTTATGCATCGGTGACTCGTAAAACGCTGAAAGGAACCCCTGAAGGCGGTTATGAAGCTGACCAGAAAATGACCCGGGAGCAGGCCCTCGTTTCCTACACGCTGGATGCTGCTTATGGCGCTTTTGAGGAGGACATCAAAGGGTCTATTGAAGTGGGCAAACTCGCTGATTTCACTGTTTTTGATAAGGATATCATGACTATCGACGAAAAAAACATTCTTGACACTCAGGTGATGATGACCATTGTGGGCGGAGAGGTGCTGTTTGAAAAGTAA
- a CDS encoding FAD-dependent oxidoreductase: MKNIILLLALVFIFSCSSSTSEEQSSGYDIVVYGGTSGGIAAAVQASRMGKKVLLIEPSKHIGGLTTGGLGQTDIGNKQAIGGIAREFYANIRTHYNDPANWKWQEPSAYMDGGQTRTVEGEPTMWTFEPSAAMKVYDQMIAKEKIELVINKKLNRESGVTMNGTSISQIEMQDGTVYTGKVFIDATYEGDLMAAAGVSYHVGREANNVYNETYNGVQLLDGHQFPEGIDPYVKKGDPTSGLLWGITDDELKEQGSGDDLVQTYNFRICLTTNQDNMVPITEPDNYDPARYELLLRLLEALPDRRKLNNHFIWSHMPNEKTDINNRGAFSTDMIGMSHAYPEASYGEREAIVKEHVDYTKGLLYFYASDPRVPAELREEMKTWGYPKDEYTSNGNWSPQLYVREVRRMIGEYVMTQANCVGEEVISDPVGLAAYTMDSHNCQRIVVDGMVKNEGNVEVGGFPPYPISYRSIVPKKDQATNLLVPVALSASHIAFGSIRMEPVFMVLGQSAATAAALAIDNSQSVQAVNYDALKKKLLEDGQRLNP, translated from the coding sequence ATGAAAAATATCATCTTATTACTTGCCTTAGTTTTCATCTTTTCTTGTTCTTCTTCCACCAGCGAGGAACAGTCGTCAGGATACGACATTGTTGTGTACGGGGGAACCTCCGGCGGCATTGCAGCGGCTGTTCAGGCATCAAGAATGGGCAAAAAAGTGCTACTTATCGAACCATCAAAACACATTGGTGGCTTGACTACTGGCGGACTGGGGCAAACAGATATTGGCAACAAACAAGCCATCGGCGGCATAGCACGGGAGTTTTATGCCAATATCCGCACCCATTACAACGACCCCGCCAACTGGAAATGGCAGGAGCCATCCGCCTATATGGATGGTGGGCAAACCCGTACAGTGGAAGGTGAGCCTACTATGTGGACTTTTGAGCCTTCGGCAGCAATGAAGGTTTATGACCAAATGATAGCCAAAGAAAAAATTGAGCTTGTCATCAACAAAAAGCTCAATAGAGAATCTGGTGTAACCATGAATGGAACCAGTATATCTCAAATTGAAATGCAGGATGGCACGGTGTACACTGGCAAAGTGTTTATCGACGCCACTTACGAGGGCGATTTGATGGCGGCGGCCGGTGTGAGCTACCACGTAGGCCGTGAAGCAAACAATGTCTACAACGAGACCTACAACGGAGTGCAACTATTGGACGGCCATCAATTCCCCGAAGGCATTGATCCTTACGTCAAAAAAGGTGATCCAACAAGCGGCTTGCTCTGGGGCATCACGGACGACGAACTGAAGGAGCAGGGTAGTGGCGACGATTTGGTGCAGACTTACAACTTCAGGATTTGCCTTACGACTAATCAGGACAATATGGTGCCAATCACCGAGCCTGACAACTACGACCCTGCCAGATATGAACTGCTGTTGAGACTTCTGGAGGCCTTGCCAGACAGGAGAAAGCTGAACAACCACTTTATCTGGAGTCACATGCCCAATGAGAAGACAGACATCAACAACAGGGGTGCGTTTTCTACTGACATGATCGGTATGAGTCATGCCTATCCCGAGGCTAGTTACGGGGAGAGGGAGGCCATCGTTAAAGAGCACGTGGACTACACAAAAGGGCTGCTTTATTTTTACGCTTCTGATCCACGGGTGCCAGCAGAGCTTAGGGAAGAAATGAAAACCTGGGGCTACCCCAAAGATGAATATACCAGCAACGGCAACTGGTCGCCGCAGTTGTATGTGAGAGAAGTTCGCCGCATGATCGGAGAATACGTCATGACGCAAGCCAACTGTGTTGGGGAGGAAGTAATTAGCGACCCCGTTGGGCTAGCTGCTTACACGATGGACTCTCACAACTGCCAGCGTATAGTGGTAGATGGTATGGTGAAAAATGAAGGAAATGTGGAAGTTGGAGGTTTCCCGCCTTATCCGATTTCCTACCGCTCAATTGTGCCAAAGAAAGACCAGGCCACGAACCTATTGGTGCCGGTGGCTCTTTCTGCCAGCCATATCGCTTTTGGCTCAATCAGAATGGAGCCTGTGTTCATGGTACTAGGCCAGTCGGCAGCCACAGCAGCTGCATTGGCCATCGACAACAGTCAAAGCGTGCAGGCTGTCAACTACGACGCTTTGAAAAAGAAACTGCTCGAGGATGGTCAGCGATTGAACCCCTAA
- a CDS encoding FAD-dependent oxidoreductase yields the protein MKKWLTLFAALALVSSACTPDKSSTSDPLVYSADIVVYGGTSAAVTAAVQAKNMGKTVIIVSPDIHLGGLSSGGLGFTDTGRKEVIGGLSREFYHRLYQHYQKPDSWKWQQQSEYGNKGQGTPAIDGNSRTMWIFEPHAAENVFEDFVAENEIEIYRDEWLNREEGLVKENGRIVSFKTLSGKTFAGKMFIDATYEGDLMASAGVSFHVGREANSVYGEEWNGVQAGVFHHGHYFKENIDPYVVPGDPSSGLLPYISSDKPGPNGSGDHKIQAYCFRMCLSNHPDNRVPFAKPEGYDPSKYELLARVYAAGWGETFQKFDPIPNRKTDTNNHGPFSTDFIGMNYDYPEASYARRREIIAEHEKYQKGLMYYLANDPNVPEEVRTEMSQWGLAKDEFTDNGNWPHQIYVREARRMIGDHVMTEHDVLNHNVVPKPVGMGSYTLDAHNSQRYVTTDGFVQNEGDIGVHAPQPYSISYGSIVPKASECENLLVPVCVSSTHIAFGSIRMEPVFMILGQSAATAAVQAIADNVPVQGVDYEKLKAQLIKDTQKLTMEDI from the coding sequence ATGAAAAAATGGCTAACACTCTTTGCGGCACTTGCACTTGTCTCTTCCGCTTGCACTCCCGACAAATCTTCGACAAGTGATCCACTTGTTTACTCAGCGGACATTGTCGTGTATGGAGGCACCTCTGCAGCAGTAACTGCTGCCGTACAGGCCAAGAACATGGGAAAGACGGTCATCATTGTGTCTCCCGATATCCACCTCGGAGGACTGTCGTCGGGCGGTCTTGGATTCACCGACACTGGCAGAAAAGAAGTGATAGGAGGCCTGTCGAGGGAGTTTTACCACCGGCTCTACCAGCACTACCAAAAACCTGACTCGTGGAAATGGCAGCAGCAGTCGGAGTACGGCAACAAAGGTCAGGGAACTCCAGCCATAGACGGCAATTCACGGACAATGTGGATTTTTGAACCACATGCAGCCGAGAACGTATTTGAGGATTTCGTAGCCGAAAATGAGATCGAGATTTACCGGGACGAATGGCTGAACCGGGAGGAAGGTCTGGTGAAGGAAAATGGGCGAATTGTTTCGTTTAAAACCTTGAGCGGAAAGACCTTCGCAGGTAAAATGTTCATCGATGCCACGTATGAGGGCGACCTGATGGCAAGCGCTGGTGTAAGCTTTCACGTAGGTCGTGAGGCCAATAGCGTGTATGGTGAAGAATGGAATGGTGTGCAGGCGGGTGTATTTCACCATGGCCACTATTTTAAAGAAAATATTGACCCTTATGTGGTGCCAGGAGACCCATCAAGCGGGCTTCTTCCTTACATTTCAAGTGACAAGCCTGGCCCTAACGGCTCTGGCGACCACAAGATACAGGCCTATTGTTTCCGTATGTGCCTGAGCAACCACCCCGACAACCGTGTGCCTTTTGCCAAACCGGAAGGCTATGACCCGTCAAAATACGAATTGCTGGCCAGGGTGTATGCTGCCGGCTGGGGCGAAACATTTCAGAAATTCGACCCCATCCCCAATCGGAAGACCGACACCAACAATCATGGCCCTTTCAGTACAGATTTTATTGGTATGAACTATGACTACCCCGAGGCCAGCTATGCAAGAAGAAGGGAGATCATTGCTGAGCACGAGAAATATCAGAAGGGCTTGATGTATTACCTGGCGAATGATCCCAATGTACCCGAGGAGGTTCGTACCGAGATGAGCCAGTGGGGCCTCGCAAAGGATGAATTTACCGACAATGGCAACTGGCCTCATCAGATTTACGTGCGGGAAGCAAGGCGCATGATAGGAGACCACGTAATGACTGAGCACGACGTGCTGAACCACAATGTAGTGCCCAAGCCAGTGGGGATGGGCTCTTACACCCTGGATGCTCACAACTCTCAACGGTACGTAACTACAGATGGCTTTGTCCAAAACGAAGGCGACATTGGAGTCCATGCACCACAGCCTTACAGCATTTCATATGGTTCTATCGTGCCCAAGGCCAGTGAATGTGAAAACCTGCTGGTGCCTGTTTGTGTATCAAGCACGCATATTGCCTTCGGCTCTATCAGAATGGAACCAGTTTTCATGATCCTGGGGCAGAGTGCTGCCACTGCTGCCGTGCAGGCAATAGCTGACAACGTACCAGTGCAGGGAGTAGACTATGAGAAGCTCAAAGCGCAACTTATTAAAGACACTCAGAAGCTTACAATGGAAGACATCTAA
- a CDS encoding FAD-dependent oxidoreductase produces MKLKMVSCVLALFFLATSFHQPPPQGEKSPSYDLVIYGGTSAGVAAAVQAARLGKKAVIVEPGNRLGGAMSGGLGWSDIGNEETIGGMSLEFFQRVYEYYKDESAWKAQSRSSYRLNGNHAISEGGPMWTFEPEVAQKILLEMIASAPQKIEVVYNERIDLKKGVQKKNGEIKALRTESGKVFTGKFFIDASYEGDLLALAGVSYHVGRESRDTYNEPLAGVLGPTIKVRQPKQFFGPEISPYDDNGQLLPTIQDVPMGEQGQGDNKIQAFNFRTCLTTFEPNKIPIERPESYDSMQYELLYRYIELKKLTKISQVLTISAIPNLKTDINDGGHGSPFSTDYNGMNWDYPEGDYVTRERIWKEHYDFTIGLFYFLGHDPRLPQTMRDEMLSYGLPKDEFVDSGNWTPQMYIRETRRMIGEHVLTQADCQETVTKPNSIGMASYGPDSHHVQRVVYNGEVQNEGNFLEPHKSYEIPLGVILPKSNECKNLLVPVCVSSSHIAFGSIRMEPVFMIMGQAAGTLASLAIDGKVPVQKVGYEKLKMQLIKDKQKLNLGE; encoded by the coding sequence ATGAAGCTAAAAATGGTTAGTTGTGTGCTTGCTCTGTTCTTTCTGGCCACATCTTTTCATCAGCCGCCACCGCAAGGCGAGAAGAGCCCCTCTTATGATCTGGTGATCTATGGAGGAACGTCGGCTGGGGTTGCTGCTGCTGTTCAAGCAGCTCGTTTGGGAAAAAAGGCAGTGATTGTCGAACCAGGAAACCGTCTGGGTGGCGCAATGAGCGGCGGCCTGGGATGGTCAGACATCGGCAATGAGGAGACCATTGGAGGTATGTCGCTGGAATTCTTTCAACGAGTATATGAGTATTATAAGGATGAATCAGCGTGGAAAGCACAGTCCCGTTCATCGTACCGGCTGAATGGCAATCATGCCATCTCTGAAGGGGGGCCTATGTGGACGTTTGAACCGGAAGTGGCTCAAAAAATTCTGCTGGAAATGATAGCCTCAGCTCCGCAGAAAATAGAAGTGGTTTACAATGAGCGCATTGATCTGAAAAAGGGTGTTCAAAAGAAGAACGGAGAGATCAAAGCGCTAAGGACAGAATCGGGAAAGGTATTTACGGGCAAGTTCTTTATCGATGCCTCGTATGAAGGCGACCTGTTGGCATTGGCTGGCGTGTCTTACCACGTAGGCAGAGAAAGCCGGGATACCTATAACGAGCCGCTTGCGGGTGTCTTGGGGCCAACCATCAAGGTTAGGCAGCCCAAACAGTTTTTTGGTCCGGAAATCTCCCCTTATGATGATAACGGTCAATTACTCCCCACCATTCAGGACGTGCCCATGGGTGAGCAGGGGCAGGGAGATAACAAAATTCAGGCATTCAACTTCAGAACCTGCCTTACTACTTTCGAACCCAACAAAATTCCCATAGAAAGGCCTGAAAGTTATGACTCCATGCAGTATGAATTGCTATACCGATACATTGAGCTGAAGAAGCTTACGAAAATCAGCCAGGTGCTGACCATCAGCGCCATCCCCAATCTTAAAACTGACATCAATGATGGAGGGCATGGCTCGCCTTTCTCCACCGACTATAACGGAATGAATTGGGACTACCCGGAGGGAGATTATGTCACAAGAGAACGTATTTGGAAAGAGCACTACGATTTTACCATCGGTCTGTTCTATTTCCTTGGCCACGATCCAAGATTGCCACAAACCATGCGTGACGAAATGCTGTCGTACGGACTGCCAAAAGACGAATTTGTCGACTCGGGCAACTGGACGCCGCAAATGTATATTAGGGAAACCCGACGAATGATAGGAGAGCATGTGCTCACTCAAGCCGACTGTCAGGAAACAGTGACTAAGCCAAATTCAATAGGGATGGCCTCGTACGGGCCCGACTCTCACCATGTGCAAAGGGTAGTTTATAATGGCGAAGTGCAGAATGAAGGAAACTTTCTGGAGCCCCACAAGTCGTACGAGATACCGCTTGGGGTCATATTGCCGAAGTCAAATGAGTGTAAAAACCTGCTCGTGCCGGTATGTGTGTCCAGTTCGCATATCGCTTTTGGGTCGATACGGATGGAGCCAGTATTCATGATCATGGGCCAGGCTGCTGGCACGCTGGCATCCCTTGCCATTGACGGGAAGGTCCCGGTTCAAAAAGTAGGATATGAGAAGCTTAAAATGCAATTAATAAAAGACAAGCAAAAATTGAATTTGGGTGAATAG